In the genome of Impatiens glandulifera chromosome 6, dImpGla2.1, whole genome shotgun sequence, the window AGTCTCGGATCCACAACGAGGCAATTCGGACTCCCGGATTCAAAGTGAGGCATTGTCAGAGACACCAACATCTCAGATTCACATTGAGGTATTACTCTAACAACAAATTAATTCCCAAAATTTACGACATTATTGAAATTACTCTAACAAtgcattaattttgaaaataccgGGAATCCTCTACCAACAACTCAAAGGAAATACTACTTATAAAACCTCGGGAATCCTCCTCTACCAACAACTCAAAGGAAATACTACTTATAAAACCTCGGGAATCCTCCTCTACCTACAACTCAAAGGAAATACTACTTCTAAAATCTCGAGAATCCTCTAACAACACCTCAGTAACTCCGAATACCTCGTATAACAAAAATCACAGAACATTCCAGATATGGACAAGGGCAATGTATGATAGTCCactcacaaattcacaataccTTTTGCACTTTGTTAAGCAAGTTCATTAagatatttaaagttaaaattaagttaaCGACTCAATTGAAATAACTGATATAGATTGAAGGACTTATTCAATCTTCTTGCACAGTAATTTTCAAAGAACTCATTTTTTTTCACCAATTCAATTTTGCCCTAACTCTCCATCGCATCTTATCCCACAAGAATCATCCAAATCGTCTCCTTGATATAATCGATTTCAACACTTAGTTTCTGGTAAGTTCTCTGTTCTTCGCTGTCCCAATTTCTCTTCAAACAGCTTGGATTTCTGTTCATTTTCCCCCATCTCAGTTACTATCAGCTATGGGGATTCTATCTTGGTGGTCAGGAACCAATAAGGAAGCTTCTTCCTCATCCAAACAAACCCAGAAGTCTGATTCAAAGGTCGATGAACCGGCCCAAGTGCCTGGCATGAACGGAGCCATGGAGGTCCTGCGTTCTCCTTCAATTGATCCTGCTGATGTTACCGTTTTCGAATTCGGATCAACCTCTGCTTCGACTGATAAGGTTACGCTTGCTGGGTTTTGTCCCGTTACTGATGAACTTGATCCTTGTCGCTGGGAGATTTTGCCGGCTAAAGGTGAAGAGGCTCCTCAGTTCAGAATTGTCTTTTGAGATTACAAATTGTAGACAAAACCCTGTTTTGCAAATCATTATCTTGATATCTTCTACTGTTTTGCATCATTCAAGAACATGACTTGTTTCAGATTATTAACTGTTTTCCTAATTTCTTTGGCTGTCTGTTCTTTTTGTGTTTTGATCTTTAAATGTGTTTTAGAGTTCTCTGGCTTGATGagtttagataaatatatgGGCTCAAGTTTACTGCTTGTATTATGTTCATTTAATTCGATATTACCATACTTTGGTTCTCACATTCGGTTAGGGTTGTTGACGCTATTTTTCTGGATCTCAAACTTGATTCGTCTCAATTCAGTTTGCTAGGGTTGTTGACACGATTTTCCTAAATCTCAAGCTTGATTCGTCTCAATTTGTCCGGTTCAGTTGGTTTTCGGTGAGGTTTGCTTAAAGATTTCTGTATACAACTTATTTGAAATTCGGTCATAATCATTCATTCCTAAATCTCAAACTTATTCGTCTTAATTCAGTTTGGTCGGTTAAGTTAGTTTTCGGTGGTGAGATTTGCTGAAAGACTTCTGTATACAACTTATTTGAAATTGGGTCATAATCATTCATTCTTAAATCTCAAACTTATTCGTCTCAACTCTCAATTCAATTTGGCCGGTTCAGTTAGTTTTCGGTGGTGAGGTTTGCTTAAAGACTTCTGTATTCAACTGATTTGAAATTGGGTCATAATCATTCACTCCTAAATCTCAAACTTGATTTGTCTTAGTTCAGTTTGCTAGGTGTCAAGGTTGTTGACACAATTTTCCTAAATCTCAAACTTGATTCGTCTCAATTTGGCCCACTCAGTTGGTTTTCGGTGAGGTTTGCTCAAAGACTTATGTGTACAACTTATTTGAAATTGGATCATAATCATTCATTCATAAATCTCAAACTTGATTCGTCTCAATTCAATTTGGCAGGTTCAGTTAGTTTTCGGCGAGGTTTGTTTAAAGACTTCTGGATACAACTTATTTGAAATTGAGTCATAACTCATAATCATTCATTCTTAAATCCCAAACTTGATTAGTCTCAATTCAGTTTGGCCGGTTTAGTTAGTTTGCGGTGAGGTTTGCTTAAAGACTTAAGTATACAACTTATTTGAAATCAGGACTCAATCATTCACTAGTTTTATTTCAGTCACAGAAATTTAAGAACTTTTAATTTTGCTATCAAGCTTTATAGTTCATTCAATAATCCAATATAACAAATTGAAGAAACAATAATCATGAAACATTGTAAAGATGAGAAACCATCTATAATAATAGTAAGTTGATAAATACAAAAAGAGTAAGAAGTATAGATTGTTATTGTTAGTTGTTGTTCCATTAATGGCCAAATCCAAGGAATCGATCAACAATTTGGGCGACGGATTTAGCTAGGTCGTCTGCCTCCTCCTGTCTACTCGCCTCCGCATAAACTCTAACAACGTCCTCAGTCCCCGATGGTCGTATAAAGCATCTCCCGTTAGGGTATTTCGCTGCATCAATAAAATCATCCACGaaataaaagttcaaagttCAAGATTTCAGcaagaaaaactaaaataatcaaGAACAGTGGACAATTCCTCACTTACCAACTTCAGTATTTATAGCATCTTGAATGCCCGATGGCTCAACAGCCACAGTTTCCGCATTTGCAGTGACAATTGCAGTTCTATCAACAACTTTAACCTTTTCAACAGAAGAAAACAAGGCAATTAGCATTTTTCCATATAAAAAAATCCAATATTGTGTTGCCAATCAACCTTAAGCTGTCGACTTGGCAAATCTTGATAAAGTTCATTCCATCGATGAATCGACCAACCCATGTGCAATAAAATGGCCTCCACAAGTAACAATCCACTCAAAGCATCTCCAACCGCCTGATTAATAAGTTTACTCACTGCCAAAAGCCGAAGGACTGCTTTCTGCTGTTCCGATCCTGAAACAAACTTAGACCTATAGCATAAACCAAAACAATCACAAAAAAACGCATTAAAAAACAACTTACCTCTAGACCTAACAGGAAACCCTCTATTTCTTTTCTCCAACCATTCCACAGTAGCATCTGAGAACAATACAGTTCCGTGACCATTCGCCTCGAAGTAAATTCCGATATCAAACTCATCAGCTTTCTCGTGCAGATATTTTACCCCGGTTGGAGTCAATACAACTTCTAGACCTAAAAATTTCAGATAGGCAGTAGAAGCCCCGTTTGCATAAGCGGTTTGCACGACACCGAGCCTGATTTGATCCTCCTCGTCATCATCTTCGTAGATTATTTTTAGTTGGTCCAAGATAAACAAAGCGAACAAAGACAACATTTTATCGCCATCAACgagaataattttgttttccgTTTTTGGCTCAATATAGAAATAGACTAGCCGGTCTGCATCTCCATCTAAACTTGCACATCTGAAACACTAAAATGCATCAAGCTTTATTTACCATATGAGAAGATCCACAAATAGACcctcaaactttttttttgaaaacaacaaaCCTCGTCCCAACATCAGCCATGTCAAATCCTTGTGGAGTAACCTTCTCCTTTTGAACATAATCAGCACCAACTTCTTCATTGAGAACACCTCCTTCTTTTCCGGTGTTGCGAATTTCAACATCAAAACCGTTGATCATCTTCACCAGAGATTCGAGTTTATCTCCACCAACACCATTCGCACCATCTATAATCAATTTATCATTCGTTTTACTCTTTGCACCTTCCGTGGGTATAAGATCTATCAGTGACCTGAAAGAGGTTGAGATTTCATGAAAGTAATCAAGTTCAGAAGCTTTATTGCCCATATTTCGAGCACGAACCATCCAATGCAATTGAGGAGTAGTCAATATGCCCATGTCAACAGCAATGGCTCCAACAACTGATTTGATTCCCTTCAAAATAACAAAGAAATTCTTCAGAAATCCCTTGAAATAACTCTCCATCATCAATACAAAAAggtatttttctcttcaaatttggattatttaaaaaaaaactacatcaaaTATGTTGTTACTGACTCGGTGAAATATGATAACGTAAAGAGAACCATATTATTTCTCAAGATGGACAGGTTTATTTGTAAAAGCATTGACTGTAATCTGTTGGTATTATGACACAACTGAAGCAAAATCaattgaacttgttcaagaatCATTGAAACATCTAAATGTTCCGTGTATTAACATCTCATATGCATTAAATTTAACCTCCTATCTATGAAATTGATGATACAATCTTTTGGGAGGCAAAAGAAGATCAATTTCTTCTCTTATTGTTCAAATTATCTTTTTGCCCACTCGTGAACTTTGTATTTTGGTAAGGCAATACAAGATTTCAAGGGATATTCTTATTTCAAATATCCCAATTCTCGTGTATTTCTGCATGTAATACCCTTTTCCCGTATACATAAATATGTACATgttagaaagaaagaaaaaacctACTTGCATTGTAGCCTGCAAAAGTCGTGCACCGCTAGGCCTTGTATCTCTAGCCAATAGAATCTCGGCTGAGCATTCTCCTTCGTTGAGTAAAATATTTTCCTTCTTCATAAATTCATCTAACAACTGCTTCCACAAACAATAAAGATTCACCCATAAACTGATATTAATAAAAGGGGTCCATGATTATCAACATGCAATTACAAAACAGAatcatttgtaaataaaaacaagattAAACCAGTTAAGCATTTCAACAAACACCTTAACTACACAATTATATCGAACCTGAACAAGATGTTGAGGATCAGGTGAATTTGCTAAAGAATCAGCAAATGGTTCCCAATCCTGAGACAACATTCCCCCACTTGGATCTGCGATCTTGACACCATTATCAGATACCTTATTATGTGAAGCAGTTATCATCAATCCAATCACAGATTTTGTTTTCAAAGATCTCAAAGCTGCTAAAATCCCCATCCTAAACATAGTAGACTCCAGCAACGAAGCGTCTTCTCTGAAACCCGAAGTTCCATATGAAAGCTTCGTCCCTTTTCAGATCAAACACAAAAGCAGCAACCAGCTCAATAATCGAACATTTCTTACGATTCATTAAGATCCAAACTTTAAAGAGAGTATTGGTGTAGTAGCTAACCTGGCGGCGGGAGAAAAGAGGCGGAGGCATCGAGAAGTATTGATCGCTGCTTATCGTTCATCTTTTCAATTGGAGAGCCGGCTCCTACCGTCGCTGCAAGCTTCAAAATTTACTTCGCCGGGAATCTTGCCGGCGTATATCGAAATCGAGGTGAAGAAGAAACGATGAAAGTCGTCGCCGGAGATGAAAATGAAAAACCTCTGTAATGGGGGATTACTGTATTTTCTATTCGGGAAGAAGAAGATAGTTAGGTGTTTGTTACTTTATTCTATATTAGCAATTTAGCCATTAGACTAGTTGTATGTGcaaatttgtttataaacttatattttcacACTACTAATGATGGTCGACAATTTCCTAATGACGCGAAAATACTACCTGAACCGAACACGAAAAATCAAGTTAGAGTGATGTATTTTTGGGTCGAGTTGAAATCATGTTTACTTatttaacctgattaataaacaAGTCAAAATCAACCTCACCAGAGTGCCATGGTAGAAAAGATCGACATTCGACCTAAGAGGTCGAAAGGTCACAGATTTGATTCACACCGGAATCGCTTTGAATAGAAGTGGAGAGTCATGTAGCCattatatttcttcttaattaaaaataaacatgtcaaaatcggTTCGAccttaaataactcaaaatagaTCCGTCAACAGGgacaacacaattaaaataaacacaaactcTTAAGTCATATattaacacaattaaaataaatatcaactaCTAATTATTCACAAAACGTTCACACCATTCACCAAAATCAGTCTCACCAAAATTATCACAAACATCATCAGTGTCTAGAACTAAAAATCAGTAATTTATCCGCATTGAACTAGAATAGGTAAACTCAATGGAAATCAAAAAAACGGGGAATGTGAAACTAAGAGAGTAATaagtgagaaagaaaaaaaatgaatttaaaaaaaaataaaataagataaaccCTCTGGGTTAACTCGGACTGCCGAATTTTCAGTACAGCCAGTGGATTGGCCGGATATAACTGGGTCGATTgcattttcaatttttcataACCTAACCCGGTTTGATGACCGGTTCCCAGTCCGGATTTCAAAACTATAccttaaataactcaaaaaagaTTTGTCAatccatttataattttttttttaaagttttgtgTTTGTCTTTTCTTCTTCGTTAGTTACTCAtgttttaggtttttttttgtaaaccaatttataatttagtttcatttttgttttgtgttgatCGATAATAGAGACGTGATTTTAATTATATCGAATTAAATCTACAGATTGTGTTCAAGTTGAGTCGAATCAATTGAGTCGGgtgaatttcaaataaactaagTTATGCTCATTTTAGAGATTTCTAACCTATCATATTTAGTATTGCTAAGCCATTAACCGTGCACCCGAACCTGCTTTACCCAAACATTAATAGTTACCTGAATTTTGAACCCTACTATTTATGCTTGAATAAATGATAAGAAAAGAGGGTTTGTATCTGAATCTTCCCCCCATCCATCTATGGCTTTTACTTCTAGAAAGCACAAGAAAcccatttcatcttcttcttcatggaGCAAATTCCTAACGGAGCCACCGCCGGACTTCTTCCCGTCAAAGTCTGAACTTCTGAGGCTCGCAGCGGTTATTACCATCGCAACCACGGTGCTGATAACCTGTAACTTCATCAGTAACATTCTCAATCGCCAACCGAAGCCGTTCTGTGATAACATCGCAGATTCCGATACCATTTCTCACGGTTAGAGTTTTCTCAGATCTTACCTGTATACTGACATATGATGATAATCGTATgctttatattgataaaatctTATTACAGTAGAATCGTGTGATCCTTGTCCAACAAATGGAGAATGTAAAGAAGGAAAATTGGAATGTCTTAATGGTTATAGAAGAAATGGGAGGATATGTATAGAAGATGGAGATCTAAGTCAAACAACTAGAAAGTTTGTGAGTaagatcatcatcatctgtTCTAATTTAAAACTTCTGGATTATGACATGATTTTCTTATCTGCAGTCAGAATTACTTGAAAGACATGTATGTGGATCTTATGCACAGAATTTGTGTGAAGGAACTGGGGAGATTTGGGTATGTCTCTTTTGCAAATCATCCTTATTCCTTCactcaattcaattcaattctttATTAGCTAAGATTTTCTCACATTTCAGTTTCAGAAGGATGAATTACTCAATAATTTAGACGATTCAATCGTTGTAGATAGCCAAACAAGTACTTTCGCGAAACAAAGGGCGTTCGAGACTATTGCTAGTACATTTGAGACGAGGACAAGTGTTCATgggtatattatatatatgtatatgtatatgtatacaTTTGTTTATGAATCATTCATTTGTCTTgcatttatgaatatttttgatTCGATGTAGGACCCGAGAGTTGAAATGCCCTGACTTATTAGTTGAACAGTACAAACCGATTTCATGTCATATTCGGAACTGGTTCATTGAGCATGCTCCCATATTGATGCTACTAGCTACATTGGTAATTGGTGTTTATCTTTTTTAAGAAGCATAACTTTCTTTCACAAATCAGAGCTTTGTTGACGATAATTGAGATGTTTACAGTTAGTTGGAAGCATGGTTTTGTTGCTAAAAGTTCGAAGGAAATATTATCAATCCACGAGAGCTGAACAGCTCTACAACCAGGTGAATATCCCTGTTCTTTTTGGTTGTTTTTAGATATATTGATTATACCCATAAGAAAGGGGGGAAATTTTGTTAGGTTTGTGAGATACTTGAAGAGAAAGCTGTCACTTCCAGAGGTTTAAATGGAAACGAAGAACCTTGGGTAGTTGCATCGCGGTTAAGAGATCATCTTTTGTTGCCTAAAGAGAGGAAGGATGGATTGTTGTGGAAAAAggtttataaatgtttttttttgggtaATTGGATGAGAATGTCTTTTTGATGCGATAATTGTTTGATAGGTTGTCGAATTGATTCAAGAAGATTCTCGTTTGGATCAATATCCGAAACTAGTAAAGGGTGATTCCAAAGAAGTGTGGGAATGGCAAGGTatgattaattgattatttgatcTGGTAATGCAATAAATTACtaacatatttttgtaatatttatcaGTTGAAGGAACTTTGAGAAGTTCTGGAAAGAAGAACAAGGTTGAAGAAAGCAAGTTGAGATCTAGTGAAATCTTGAGCACCCCATCTAACCAGCAGAACTGGAGATTGAAGAAACCCGTGTTCTCTTGAACagttaaatttcaattttagcGCCTGAAAACCGTTAGTTGTCTGATGGAAATATTGTATATTGACTATCGAGTTTATTTGCCTCATTTAGGTTGGATATTATTCGACTTGAAGGCGTAGAATTTGACTTGAAGGCGTAGAATTTGTGAACCGTAGTTTGTTTGGTAACAAAATGTTATGGTTTTTAAAATCTAGCGATGACTTTTAAAATACACTAGGATAATATTTCATGTAAATTCTTACGATTTTAGCTTCCTTTGGGAACAAAATGATATGGTTTTAAAATAGCAATgaccaattaaaattttatgtttctaTATGACTATAATATAACGAGTATAagtacaattttattttgttaaaatgttGTGAACATGATATTTTGTGCTCAATGCCTTCGTAAATGTGAATGtgattatatttacaaaattcaaataagttattatttatttcaaatgacttgtctataataaaaaatatatatttatatcttattaacatttaaaacgatatatattatatatatatatatatatttttagaaaaaagctcacttagacgtatgtacttgtacaagctcacttaaacgtatgtacttgtacaactagctcacttagacgtatgtactaataaaaggttatttaaacatatgtactataaaaaattagttatttagtttcttttagtaaccatggttaatctttatttttaaatttatatatttattaattaaatattaatatattttctctttccttctttttcattaattaaactagataatttattttattcttaaattttttattattttaatattaatttctcttttatatttcatcttcttttttttattagtttttatttttcatatttcttaaattctcgtttttttaaaaaaatttaacaacttatttatgaattttatgttttattgtaatattttttgcagagttttttcttatttaatttaatataataaaaatgaaaaaggttttttcttatttagtttaatataaataaaaatgaaattaataattttttatttaatttttattcacgacttatattagttgtaaatgaattgttttgtctaatatttgattattactcttttggtgtttgatgaatgagtttttattattatttaatttttaattattaattaatttatttttgtgttaaaggatttttattgttgaaagttattaattaatttatttttgtgttaaaggatttttattgttgaaagaattttcattgttatattcaattattgggatcaaataattttaaaataattaataattaatgtgaatataaaaaattatatatataaaaaagaagaagaaatatatagttaaaataattaacgatgaatgctcatatatatatatatataaagtaaaattaaaataatcaatcataaatgctcatataaaaataataaaaaattataaaaaagataaaaatagagagttcatttattagtaataaataaaataataaatgaaaaggaaagagagagaaaatatattaatatttaattaataaatatataaatttaaaaataaaagttaaccatggttattaaaagaggctaaatgaaccaatttttaatagtacgtacgtttaaatgaccttttattagtacatacgtttaagtgaactagttgtacaagtacatacgtctaagtgagttttttttcctatattttatttatatatatatatatatatatatatatatatatatatatatatatataattatatcaatTTCAACATTTCTATAGTTTTAACTTTTAGCTGTAAATTATAATGTCCTACATTTTTCGATGTGAATTATCCGAAATTATTGAATACAATTGTCCAGTCGAAACAGTAAATATACACAattttttggtttgattgaatATGGGGCGATGATGATGAGGGTATTTGTGTTTTTACGAATGGTTGACAACAtcacatatttatttatctttcatattttaagcactaaaagtttaataataataataataataataaattggtaaaatatttgtcatatttattttattattttatatatttaaaaatattaaaattaaagtcaaaaggtgaaaaaaatcaatttcaaataaaccctttaggttttaaaattaaaataaaattgtaatctTGTGTGGCTGAAATCAAGAAAATTGGTTGCAGCGCATGTCAGAACCATTAGCactggattttcatccagcgcCCAAGAAGAGGTCGCATAGCTAGAGCAACGCGCACTCGGGCCACAACGAAACGGCTAACGCCCCGTTAGCTAGAACGTTAACGGAACGCTGGAAAACGCTCAAAACAACGTTGTTTTGAGCGCCACATTTGTCTTCATCGCGACACCGAGCAGATAAGCTCTGAAGATCCATGTtggttttggatttttgaaactcgATCATTGGTCGATAGTTTTGACTGATTCAAAGCccagaatgatcaccctacgatggtgacCATTCTCCTTACAAGAATAGGCTTCGTCTTCGTCTATTCCAACGACTCCAAGCCAAAAATAGTACAAATTCATTAATGGTTTTTGACTGATTCAGCCCACTTAGCTTCTCCAACCGACTTATGAGTAGTATAAATACCACCCTCAAGTCATTCTGAAGCTAAGGAACTAACGCACAATCCTTAAATCGAAGAAAATTAAAATCCGCTATTAAAGCTTCAAAATTtcggatttttaaaattttctatttaaggCCTCAAAGTTTGGATCTTTGCATCTATAAAACTTCCTTCCATAAGGATCAATGAGTGTTCTTTAATCCTTGGTGATGTTCCAATCAACTTGtaattcatatttacattttgaatttgaaatttttatatttcaaattgcataaacttgtatgcttgttgtttatgatattttatggttgagaattcatccctagatgatttataaactatctagataggatagaaccgatcaatcgatctaaataacaaaaactcaaatttgaatttcaaaactcaaaaaaaCGGGTTTGTTGTTATTGGGTTAATTCGATCGAATCACAGCCCAAAAAGCTTTCCAACTGATTGTAAacatgttggacaactatttggatcaagTTTGATCAATCCCGatcattttgatcaaaatcaaaaattttaaaagtaaatgaaaattttgagttcttgatttggtcaaaacgaacgttcggtgttcttattttggtatcAATTATGTATATGTAATATAAAAAAGCTATTGGATAACTTTTTACACTTCAAAATaaccttaaaattaaaaacccgattttttattataaactgttttgaacaaattgatcatcatctaagtTGATTATACCCTGAGATGATGATTTCTATGAGCTTTTTGAAGCTATCAAGCTCTTGGATCAAATAATCAgagctaaaaaaatgaaatttaaaaattggattcttgtgttcttgaggactaaGGCTTGTTATCCGGATCGAGACCAAGGATCGAGAAAAATAAGataggaccgagacctaagACCGGTGTTCTTAAGTTAGGACGAGACCTGTGACTGGTGTTCTTAAGCTAAAACCGAGAAATTTGATCGAGGATTCTCACCCACGATCGAGAGATCCAAACATGGGACCGAGACACCAAGgacctaagaccgagaggttTGAGTCCGGGACCGAGAATCTCTAGACACAGGACCGAGATGTCTAACCTTAGGACTGAGCATCTCAAGTTTAGGACCGAGAGCTCCCGAACCCAGGAGGAACTTAGCCCAAAGTTAACCCCGGATCGAGAGGTTGATACACCTTGACCAAGAAACTTAGCCCCACACTAGTTTAGGACTGATaggtttttacacctagaccgGTAAGATCAGCTATAAGGATCGAGAGTCCTTTACACCTCGATCGAGAGCCTTCGGTACTCAGACCGAGAGCTCTTGATCCCAGACCGAGGGTCTTTAGACCCCAATTGATAAAATCGGACCCAAgccttaggactccggtcctaaggcatGTTTCgttccacttttaaaaatccaaaattatttttataattttaggactccaaatcattttctaaaaattcaaaaaaatagaaaatgaattttaaatattttgggatattttcataaaaatatttcaacaaaggctcgtttggtgtttatttctaaacccctAATGCCTTTTAAAATTGACTGATATTCTTATGTAAAAgataccaacatttaaatattgttgtttcaatattttaatattaaaacctaGAAACATGACTATGACCAAAAAAAcaattggttaaaactcaaacgttatacaaccgattttcaaaaatcaactTTATAAGTATAGACCATTTTAAAACTGGTACGGAGAACATAGCGCAAAAACTATTTTCTCGACTATCACCAAatttcaaaccaaacaaaactctAGTGCAAAATACGTTGGTACACCAcacttttttattgatttttctaaaattaattggcgactttatctttaaataaatatttttttcttaaattaattatatttaattaatttaaatatgatttcataaaaaatcaaatcgtcatttgattatagaaaa includes:
- the LOC124942538 gene encoding uncharacterized protein LOC124942538, which gives rise to MGILSWWSGTNKEASSSSKQTQKSDSKVDEPAQVPGMNGAMEVLRSPSIDPADVTVFEFGSTSASTDKVTLAGFCPVTDELDPCRWEILPAKGEEAPQFRIVF
- the LOC124942053 gene encoding uncharacterized protein LOC124942053 isoform X2, with translation MAFTSRKHKKPISSSSSWSKFLTEPPPDFFPSKSELLRLAAVITIATTVLITCNFISNILNRQPKPFCDNIADSDTISHESCDPCPTNGECKEGKLECLNGYRRNGRICIEDGDLSQTTRKFSELLERHVCGSYAQNLCEGTGEIWFQKDELLNNLDDSIVVDSQTSTFAKQRAFETIASTFETRTSVHGTRELKCPDLLVEQYKPISCHIRNWFIEHAPILMLLATLLVGSMVLLLKVRRKYYQSTRAEQLYNQVCEILEEKAVTSRGLNGNEEPWVVASRLRDHLLLPKERKDGLLWKKVVELIQEDSRLDQYPKLVKGDSKEVWEWQVEGTLRSSGKKNKVEESKLRSSEILSTPSNQQNWRLKKPVFS
- the LOC124942053 gene encoding uncharacterized protein LOC124942053 isoform X1, with protein sequence MAFTSRKHKKPISSSSSWSKFLTEPPPDFFPSKSELLRLAAVITIATTVLITCNFISNILNRQPKPFCDNIADSDTISHVESCDPCPTNGECKEGKLECLNGYRRNGRICIEDGDLSQTTRKFSELLERHVCGSYAQNLCEGTGEIWFQKDELLNNLDDSIVVDSQTSTFAKQRAFETIASTFETRTSVHGTRELKCPDLLVEQYKPISCHIRNWFIEHAPILMLLATLLVGSMVLLLKVRRKYYQSTRAEQLYNQVCEILEEKAVTSRGLNGNEEPWVVASRLRDHLLLPKERKDGLLWKKVVELIQEDSRLDQYPKLVKGDSKEVWEWQVEGTLRSSGKKNKVEESKLRSSEILSTPSNQQNWRLKKPVFS
- the LOC124942179 gene encoding phosphoacetylglucosamine mutase, with protein sequence MNDKQRSILLDASASFLPPPGTKLSYGTSGFREDASLLESTMFRMGILAALRSLKTKSVIGLMITASHNKVSDNGVKIADPSGGMLSQDWEPFADSLANSPDPQHLVQLLDEFMKKENILLNEGECSAEILLARDTRPSGARLLQATMQGIKSVVGAIAVDMGILTTPQLHWMVRARNMGNKASELDYFHEISTSFRSLIDLIPTEGAKSKTNDKLIIDGANGVGGDKLESLVKMINGFDVEIRNTGKEGGVLNEEVGADYVQKEKVTPQGFDMADVGTRCASLDGDADRLVYFYIEPKTENKIILVDGDKMLSLFALFILDQLKIIYEDDDEEDQIRLGVVQTAYANGASTAYLKFLGLEVVLTPTGVKYLHEKADEFDIGIYFEANGHGTVLFSDATVEWLEKRNRGFPVRSRGSEQQKAVLRLLAVSKLINQAVGDALSGLLLVEAILLHMGWSIHRWNELYQDLPSRQLKVKVVDRTAIVTANAETVAVEPSGIQDAINTEVAKYPNGRCFIRPSGTEDVVRVYAEASRQEEADDLAKSVAQIVDRFLGFGH